Proteins from a single region of Desulfobacter postgatei 2ac9:
- a CDS encoding radical SAM/SPASM domain-containing protein, whose protein sequence is MSICTSHNIGCAGNFEFSKQKIDHAVSGNRLLSMEIELSLRCNFRCSYCYVPHDAYFDNELSLDEIFEVIIQAKALGAGKIILLGGEPSIYPHIRQVIEFLKSHHLETEIFTNGTGITPDFSRELRAAGVRVVLKMNSFDEARQDALAGKKGAFHIIHNALGNLKAAGYPAKDAFLALSTIICRQNRDELINLWTWIRDNNMAPYFEIITPQGQAKNNTSLELSPLELKVVFEEICAVDRERYGIEWDPQPPLMGNQCMRHQFSCTVTSIGNVQPCVGITKSIGNIRETRLKDILDHSRELRLLKNHRQTIKGYCRTCEKNDICYGCRGAAFQLTGDFLASDPLCWRNPDNLKPQN, encoded by the coding sequence ATGAGTATCTGTACCAGTCACAATATTGGTTGTGCGGGAAACTTTGAATTTTCCAAACAAAAAATTGATCACGCAGTATCCGGCAATCGGCTTCTCTCCATGGAGATTGAGTTAAGCCTGCGGTGCAATTTTCGCTGCAGCTACTGCTATGTGCCCCATGACGCATATTTTGATAATGAACTCAGTCTGGACGAAATATTTGAAGTCATTATCCAGGCCAAAGCACTTGGGGCCGGGAAAATTATTCTGTTGGGCGGAGAGCCCAGCATCTACCCCCATATCCGGCAGGTCATTGAATTTTTAAAAAGCCATCATCTTGAAACAGAGATCTTTACCAACGGTACCGGCATTACCCCTGATTTTTCCCGGGAACTTCGCGCAGCCGGGGTAAGGGTGGTCCTGAAAATGAACTCCTTTGATGAGGCCAGACAGGATGCCCTTGCAGGTAAAAAAGGGGCGTTTCATATTATCCACAATGCCCTTGGCAACCTTAAAGCCGCAGGCTATCCCGCCAAAGATGCGTTCCTGGCCTTGAGCACCATTATCTGCCGCCAGAACCGGGATGAACTGATTAACTTGTGGACCTGGATCAGGGACAACAACATGGCGCCCTATTTTGAAATCATTACCCCCCAGGGCCAGGCAAAAAACAATACCTCCCTTGAACTTTCTCCCCTGGAACTCAAAGTGGTGTTCGAGGAAATATGTGCCGTTGACCGGGAGCGCTACGGCATTGAATGGGACCCCCAGCCGCCGCTCATGGGCAACCAGTGTATGCGGCACCAGTTTTCCTGCACCGTCACCTCCATCGGCAATGTCCAACCCTGTGTGGGGATTACAAAATCCATAGGCAACATACGGGAAACCCGCCTTAAGGATATTCTGGACCATTCCCGCGAACTTCGCCTGCTGAAAAATCACCGGCAAACCATCAAAGGATACTGCCGCACCTGTGAAAAAAATGACATCTGTTACGGGTGCCGGGGCGCAGCCTTCCAGCTCACAGGAGATTTTCTGGCGTCGGATCCCCTGTGCTGGCGAAACCCGGATAACCTTAAACCCCAAAATTAA
- a CDS encoding MMPL family transporter translates to MVNSKKGDKQLNIALLIITILAAAFMLFVSFQRLYVETDITASLPTHNRVIHDALDFFDHHPLQDQVIISASLGTRDPERLVKLAAMVEEQLWASGLFSRVGMDHYQQIMPELITQVVKTLPFQFTRTQLENRIRPLLSPDAVRETLSQTHDRLLSLEEVGTSEFIALDPLGLKNIVLARLKSLAPVDKFNFYQGKLLSPDSRHCLIIATPKGSGTDSKFATRTMDLIHAVQTLAQTAFSRPDEHAVLTSVGAFRAAYDNEKIIKHDVQNAILIATAAITLLLFLAFPRPWIGLLALVPAMFGTIAGLFTYSLLYDSISLIVLGFGGAIISITIDHGITYLLFLDQPQKTFGRQASTEVRAVGLIATLTTVCAFLSLGMSDFKILEELGKFTALGMGFSFVFIHSLFPRIVPMLRPAKARRLPLKGLVNTLILPGNRGAWFALALTLVLVWFAWPVFHVDLSAMSTVSRETRDADTAFYETWGKGFTGKSHLMLTADSVKKLQDLSDRLSDRVSAVQTQGVPASGTILSMIFPGEAKKKENYQAWVQFWGDERVTALKQTLIREADRLGFTRDAFDPFLGLLAPANPPDGPVAIPQALYSMMGISQPRDNRGHWIWTTSLMRNPDVDEKSFYDAFSSIATVFEPQLFSDTLGAILYTTFTKMFFIIAGAVLILLFIFFLDIRLTIITMLPVFFAFICTLGTMKLLGHNLDIPALMLSIIVFGIGIDFSLFFVRAYQRYRDESHPSVELIRLAVFMAGVSTMIGFGVMCMATHSLLQSAGLASLLGIGFCLGGAFLILPPLLRRYFILQTAESPRGKGSLPEPQEDQNQETGTPAPSRILARYRTAEAYPRMFARFKLQLDPMFRELPGILAGRDNVLRIMDIGTGLGVPACFLLERFPHARIFGLEPDPESQRISAMAVSDRGSVALGSAPDLPTVSEPIHMALMLDMSHFLTPDEFRLTLKRIRATMAPEGVLIIRAIIPPAGKPTRIWIIEALKLKLKGVVPHYLSVQAITDLINEADFRMEHTQISGNNPETVWFVAKVSP, encoded by the coding sequence ATGGTAAATTCAAAAAAAGGCGACAAACAGCTGAACATAGCTCTATTGATCATCACGATCCTTGCCGCGGCCTTCATGCTCTTTGTCAGTTTCCAAAGGCTTTATGTGGAAACGGATATCACGGCATCGCTTCCGACACACAACCGGGTGATCCATGACGCCCTTGATTTTTTTGACCACCATCCCCTCCAGGACCAGGTCATTATCAGTGCAAGCCTTGGCACCCGTGATCCGGAACGGCTGGTCAAACTTGCCGCCATGGTGGAAGAACAACTTTGGGCCTCCGGACTGTTCAGCCGTGTGGGAATGGATCACTACCAGCAGATCATGCCCGAACTGATCACCCAGGTGGTAAAAACCCTGCCCTTTCAATTCACCCGCACCCAGCTTGAAAACCGGATCCGTCCCCTGCTCTCGCCTGACGCCGTCCGGGAGACGCTCTCCCAAACCCATGACCGCCTCTTAAGCCTTGAGGAAGTGGGCACATCCGAATTCATAGCCCTTGACCCCCTCGGGTTGAAAAACATTGTGCTGGCAAGGCTGAAATCCCTGGCACCGGTTGATAAATTCAACTTTTACCAAGGCAAACTTTTGTCACCGGATTCACGGCATTGCCTGATCATAGCCACCCCCAAAGGCTCGGGCACGGACTCAAAATTTGCCACCCGGACCATGGATCTGATCCATGCCGTCCAGACCCTTGCCCAAACAGCGTTTTCCCGGCCGGATGAGCATGCCGTACTCACCTCGGTAGGGGCATTCAGGGCCGCCTATGACAATGAAAAAATAATCAAACATGATGTCCAAAACGCCATCCTCATTGCCACGGCAGCCATCACCCTTCTGCTGTTTCTGGCCTTTCCCCGGCCATGGATCGGGCTTTTGGCCCTGGTTCCGGCCATGTTCGGCACCATTGCGGGCCTTTTTACCTATTCCCTGTTATATGACAGCATCTCCCTGATCGTTCTGGGATTTGGCGGGGCCATCATCTCCATCACCATAGACCACGGCATTACCTACCTGCTGTTTCTGGACCAGCCCCAAAAAACATTTGGCAGACAGGCATCCACGGAAGTGCGGGCCGTGGGTCTGATCGCCACCCTGACCACGGTATGCGCCTTTCTCTCCCTGGGGATGAGCGATTTTAAAATTCTTGAAGAACTCGGGAAGTTTACCGCCCTTGGCATGGGATTCTCCTTTGTCTTTATTCATTCCCTGTTCCCAAGGATCGTGCCCATGCTTCGGCCGGCAAAAGCCCGGAGGCTCCCCCTGAAAGGGCTGGTCAATACCCTGATTCTTCCCGGCAACCGTGGTGCCTGGTTTGCCCTGGCGCTGACACTGGTCCTGGTGTGGTTTGCCTGGCCGGTCTTTCATGTGGATCTGTCCGCCATGAGTACGGTGAGCCGGGAAACCAGGGATGCGGATACAGCATTCTATGAGACCTGGGGCAAAGGATTTACAGGCAAGTCCCATCTCATGCTGACTGCCGATTCTGTCAAAAAGCTTCAGGATTTAAGCGACCGGCTGTCAGACAGGGTCTCTGCCGTTCAGACCCAAGGTGTTCCGGCCTCGGGCACAATACTTTCAATGATCTTCCCGGGGGAGGCAAAAAAAAAGGAGAACTATCAGGCCTGGGTACAGTTCTGGGGTGATGAACGGGTCACGGCCCTCAAACAGACCCTGATCCGGGAGGCAGACCGGCTCGGTTTTACCCGGGATGCCTTTGACCCGTTTTTAGGCCTGCTTGCCCCGGCCAACCCTCCGGACGGACCCGTGGCAATTCCCCAGGCCCTTTATTCCATGATGGGCATCTCCCAACCCAGAGACAACCGCGGTCACTGGATCTGGACCACAAGCCTTATGCGCAACCCGGATGTGGATGAAAAAAGTTTCTATGACGCCTTCAGCAGCATTGCCACCGTGTTTGAGCCCCAGCTTTTTTCCGACACATTAGGTGCCATTTTGTACACCACCTTTACCAAAATGTTCTTCATCATTGCAGGGGCGGTCCTGATCCTGCTTTTTATCTTTTTTCTAGACATCAGACTCACCATCATCACCATGCTGCCGGTCTTTTTTGCCTTTATCTGCACCCTCGGCACCATGAAACTGTTAGGACACAACCTTGATATTCCCGCGCTGATGCTCTCCATTATCGTATTCGGCATCGGCATTGACTTTTCCCTTTTTTTTGTGCGCGCCTACCAGCGATACCGTGACGAATCCCATCCCTCGGTCGAACTGATACGCCTGGCCGTATTCATGGCAGGCGTTTCCACCATGATCGGATTCGGAGTGATGTGTATGGCAACCCATTCGCTTTTGCAAAGTGCCGGCCTTGCCTCCCTTCTGGGCATCGGCTTTTGCCTTGGGGGCGCTTTTTTGATTCTGCCGCCCCTGCTGCGCCGCTATTTTATTTTACAAACCGCAGAATCGCCCCGGGGCAAAGGTTCATTGCCGGAACCCCAGGAAGATCAAAACCAGGAAACGGGCACACCGGCCCCATCCCGGATTCTTGCCAGGTACCGCACGGCCGAGGCATATCCCAGAATGTTCGCCCGCTTTAAACTGCAACTGGACCCCATGTTCAGAGAGCTGCCCGGGATTTTGGCAGGCAGGGACAATGTTTTGCGGATCATGGATATCGGCACAGGGCTCGGGGTGCCGGCCTGCTTTCTTCTTGAACGATTTCCCCATGCCCGTATATTCGGCCTGGAGCCGGATCCCGAAAGCCAACGCATCAGTGCCATGGCTGTATCAGACCGGGGAAGTGTTGCGCTGGGCAGTGCCCCGGATCTTCCCACTGTCTCAGAACCGATCCACATGGCCCTGATGCTGGACATGTCCCATTTTTTAACACCAGATGAATTCAGGTTGACCTTAAAAAGAATCAGGGCAACGATGGCTCCCGAGGGTGTCCTGATTATCAGGGCCATCATCCCACCGGCCGGAAAGCCAACACGGATCTGGATCATTGAAGCGCTGAAACTGAAATTAAAAGGGGTGGTTCCCCATTACCTGTCTGTGCAAGCCATCACAGATCTTATCAACGAAGCGGATTTCAGGATGGAACATACCCAAATATCCGGTAACAATCCGGAAACCGTCTGGTTTGTCGCAAAGGTCTCCCCATGA
- a CDS encoding LPS biosynthesis glycosyltransferase, translating to MTPETETPWAFFDRLYCISLRDRTDRRERIRLEFSRMGILKRVEFVLVEKDHNDTCRGIFASHLLCMEKAIDAGAQQWVVFEDDVVIHRYTPKILSAAVTHLSTCGTWSLFFFGCLIRGSSKTGNPGVKKIRYQALTHAYAVSRAFGKKIARQPWRGIPYDVMLKNLCDDYLGITPFFAFQSNAETDNDACRGLDRFRRCFGGLGFIQLMNEFFYAHRLMIIVVHLAVLAGLVVCLW from the coding sequence ATGACACCTGAAACAGAAACCCCCTGGGCCTTTTTTGACAGGCTGTACTGCATCTCGCTTCGGGATCGTACTGACCGCCGGGAACGGATCAGGCTTGAATTTTCACGCATGGGCATTCTGAAGCGTGTGGAATTTGTCCTGGTGGAGAAAGATCACAATGATACCTGCCGGGGCATCTTTGCGTCCCATCTTCTATGCATGGAAAAAGCCATTGATGCCGGGGCACAACAATGGGTCGTATTTGAGGATGACGTGGTAATTCACCGGTATACCCCCAAGATTTTAAGCGCAGCCGTTACACATCTGTCAACCTGCGGCACCTGGAGCCTGTTTTTTTTCGGATGTCTGATCAGGGGCAGTTCAAAAACCGGTAATCCAGGGGTAAAAAAAATCAGGTATCAGGCATTGACCCATGCCTATGCCGTCAGCCGCGCCTTTGGCAAAAAGATCGCAAGACAGCCCTGGCGCGGGATACCCTATGACGTGATGCTCAAAAACCTTTGTGACGACTATTTGGGAATAACGCCTTTTTTTGCCTTCCAGAGCAATGCAGAAACAGACAATGATGCCTGCCGCGGCCTGGACAGGTTCCGGCGTTGTTTTGGCGGCCTTGGATTTATCCAGCTGATGAACGAATTTTTTTATGCCCACCGCCTGATGATCATTGTCGTTCATTTAGCAGTTCTCGCAGGTCTTGTGGTGTGCCTATGGTAA
- a CDS encoding glycerol-3-phosphate acyltransferase codes for MFILFCLIAYAAGSLNASILVLQVKTKKDPRTLFSKNAGTTNVYRILGVKWAGFVLMADVGKAFLISAVASRFLSVPATLWMGFFLLLGNRFPCFHGFKGGKGVAHFIGLSLFLTPLFTLLSLAGWCAGYLFFRLPFAGSMVLVAIIGMGLARISGTDFSGIAAMIVCMGFIVLNHRNNLLALVSGNHCMNVSKKSQ; via the coding sequence ATGTTCATACTTTTCTGCCTGATTGCCTATGCCGCAGGCTCATTGAATGCTTCCATCCTTGTGCTGCAGGTGAAAACAAAAAAAGATCCCCGGACCCTGTTCAGCAAAAACGCCGGGACCACCAATGTTTACAGAATCTTGGGGGTGAAATGGGCCGGATTTGTTCTCATGGCCGATGTGGGAAAGGCGTTTCTGATTTCAGCGGTTGCCTCCCGGTTTCTGTCTGTGCCCGCAACCCTCTGGATGGGATTTTTTCTGCTCCTTGGGAACCGCTTCCCCTGTTTCCACGGATTTAAAGGGGGAAAAGGCGTTGCCCATTTCATTGGTTTGTCCCTGTTTCTCACCCCTTTATTTACACTGCTTTCCCTTGCCGGCTGGTGTGCAGGATATCTTTTTTTTCGGCTGCCTTTTGCCGGTTCCATGGTGCTTGTGGCCATTATCGGCATGGGCCTTGCCAGGATATCCGGAACCGATTTTTCGGGAATCGCTGCGATGATTGTATGTATGGGGTTTATCGTTCTAAATCACCGAAATAACTTGCTGGCCCTTGTATCCGGGAATCATTGCATGAACGTTTCAAAAAAGAGCCAATGA